A window of Malaclemys terrapin pileata isolate rMalTer1 chromosome 14, rMalTer1.hap1, whole genome shotgun sequence contains these coding sequences:
- the CLEC3A gene encoding C-type lectin domain family 3 member A, with protein sequence MAQTGLLIFLLISILLLDQATGQASTFKARKHSKRRVKEKNSDLKTQIDKLWQEVNSLKEMQALQTVCLRGTKIHKKCYLASEGAKHFHEANEDCIAKGGTLAIPRDNDETNSLQDHGKKSLPGVADFWLGITDMVNEGKFVDVNGMALNYFNWDRSQPNGGKRENCVLFSQSSQGKWGDEVCRTVKRYICEFLIP encoded by the exons ATGGCACAAACTGGACTTCTAATTTTTCTCCTCATTAGCATACTACTGCTGGATCAAGCTACTGGCCAGGCTTCCACGTTCAAAGCCAGAAAGCACAGTAAACGTAGAGTGAAAG aaaAGAACAGTGATCTAAAGACTCAGATTGACAAGCTGTGGCAAGAAGTAAACTCCCTGAAAGAAAtgcaggcacttcagacag TCTGTCTTCGTGGAACAAAGATCCATAAGAAGTGCTACTTGGCATCTGAAGGTGCCAAGCATTTCCATGAAGCCAATGAAGACTGCATAGCCAAGGGAGGGACACTGGCTATCCCCAGAGATAATGATGAAACCAACTCCCTTCAAGACCATGGCAAGAAAAGTCTGCCAGGGGTTGCAGACTTTTGGCTGGGTATCACCGACATGGTAAACGAAGGGAAATttgttgatgtcaatgggatggCTCTAAACTATTTTAACTGGGATCGCTCCCAACCAAATGGGGGAAAGCGTGAAAACTGTGTCCTGTTTTCCCAGTCATCTCAAGGCAAGTGGGGGGATGAAGTCTGCCGTACTGTCAAAAGATATATTTGTGAATTTCTAATCCCGTAA